In Chiloscyllium plagiosum isolate BGI_BamShark_2017 chromosome 50, ASM401019v2, whole genome shotgun sequence, the DNA window cctcactgtaagtaatctaatctatccgcCTCCATCTTCAATGTGTCTTGCCTTGTCCAGGGCTGGCAGCTGGTTGCTttttgggcttttgcccgaaacattgattttcagattctgcctgacctgttgtgcttttccagcagcactctaatctccagcatctgcagtccccacctcCACCTTGTTGACTTAGTCAGTCGAGAGAGGACTGTTTTTAAGCAGCCAGTCACAGAGACTGTTAATTctctttttaaacaaagagaGGAAAATTGCTGCTGACCGGCTGCTGAATTTGGAAGCTCTGGCAACCGCTGTTTGATTCGAGTATTTTTCTATCCGTTAAAAAATTATTGTCTCTTTCTGGGAATGAGTCCCAGGTTGTAAGAAATAGGTCAATACTTAGGGGCATCCATTCACATTCAGCAATTACTTTGGAGTTTGATATAGAGTTATGTGCCTGTAAATAACTCATCATCCAAGAATTGCCAAAAGGGTTGGCAATCCATTGTTGgaatctgtttcattgaatgggtaattatttgtctttattttctcttttaatttgccCCTTGACTCTCTGTCTTTGAGACATGGGGGCCATGATCAAAAAGCTGAAACCGTTGCTATTAATTCAGTTATCTAGTTTAACCTTGCCCAAGTACATTTGCAGTATTTACTATTGGTAATTTTCATTCAAATTACAATTTTTGTGTGCAATATCTGTTTTTCAtcaagtctggttaggaacagtTGAGACATTTTGAAGGATATTGTATGTTTTAATTTCACGGTGTTGTGAATCAGATGACAGTGACACTTGTCCGCGTTGGCTTACTTCTCCTTGTCTGTAATGCCTTTCACCCCGACCACTCAGGAACTCCTGAGAGAAAAGCAAAACTCTCCTACATTAAATGAGAGGACACCTATTTGTTAACTGTGTCCACTCATTTCTCGTGTCTGGCACAAAGGGATTTATACATTCACATTGTTAAGTCCTCTTGGGatgttatacacctctatcagatcaTTTGATTCTTTTAAGCTCTAACTGATGCAAGCCCAACCCGGCATCTCCTTGTCCTTGTCAGTTGAGTAAATCAGCTCTGAACCACTTTGAATGTATTTGCATCCTTTCTTAAGTGAAGAGACCAAGTCTGGTGGTCTCCCCAAAACTACTGTCAAATGGAGGAAAACATCCTGACTTTATGTTCCACTCCCTTACCACAAACAacagtattttattttctgcCTTAATCCGTTGTGGGTGCCTTTATGCTAACTTTATCATGTGTCTGAATCCTTCTGTACTTCTGGGATTTTGCAACCTCTCTCCGTGCTGCTTTTCCATTGCTCCTTCTAAGTTGGACAGGTTTTCcttcattaaactcctacctagCATGTTTCCAACCTGCTTGACCTGTCAATGACACTTTACAGATTCCTTATGCCCTGTTTGTACTTGAGTTTCCTACCCAGTTTTGGGCCATCAACAAATTTAAAACCTTTGCATATCCTTCCTTCATCAAAGCTGTGAAcagacattgaaaaaaaaacGGAAGCACTTGCATTGTATTCCATTCATCACCTCTTGACAACCCTAAACGTTTTGACGACTTTCTTTCCTGTTTATTCAATaatgctgttaatgttaattcaaCATTAACATTGTTAAATGACCTGAACATGATGAGTTCTTATTTGAAATGATGACTATCAATGTGGCACCATGCCGAAAGACTTCTGGAATAGAAGAGCATCCATGGGTTCCTCTATTCCACAAGAACTAGGAGTAGTTGTGGGCGATctggccctttgatccaattccACCATTCAAATTGTCGTGGCTGATcgtttcatggcctcagctccacttcggCACCCTCtcgccataacccttaattccatcattgttttaaaacgtatctatcttagctttaaaaacatttactgaagaagTCTCAAgcacttcactgggcaaggaattccccacattcacaaccctctgggcaaAGAAGTGCTTTCTCATTTCTGTCATAAACCTGCTACCcctcattttgaggctatgcccttttgtCCCAGTTTCACCTACGAGTGGCAAAATCCTCTCTACGCCTGTCTTATCtaatcccttcataattttatatgttcttATAAGATCTTaccccattcttctaaaatccaatgaatataatcactGTCTACTCAGACTGTCTTCATCAGCCAACTACCTCAACCCTGGAATCAACTAGTGATCCTCCTCTGCACACCCCCCAGTTTCAGCACATGCTTTCTTAagcaaggagactaaaactgcacatagtactcggGGTGGCCCAGctagcaccctatacagctgcaacatacccTCCTTGCTTCTAAacttaatccctttagcaatgaacgacaacattctatttgccttcttaattaccttttGGACCTGCAtaccaatcttctgtgattcatacacaaggattCCCAGGTCCCTCTACACACCAGCATGCTGtaacattttaccattcaagtaatagtcctttttactctTATTCCCActtaaatggatgacttcacatttattaacattgtactccaactGTCAGACCTTCGATCACTCACTTATCCTAGCACAGGAGGCGAAGGAGGTTCAGCGTATCTGTAAAGACTCTTACGAATTTAAAAGATGCACCGAAGAAAgaattctatccagatgcatcgtGGCTTAGTATAGCAACTACTGTGCcgaggaccataagaaactacagagagttccaaacacagcccagtccatcacacaagccaacctgcCATCCATTGACTCAACGTGTACTtcttgctgcctcaggaaagcagccaacattattaaagacccctcccaccccggttataatctgtTCCATcgggcagaaaatacagaagcgtAAACAGatggaccaacagattcaagaacagctttttcccttcTGCTATTGAACTTTAGAATGGAcacttcaaatttcaaatttaatatcgATCTCaccctttctgcaccctctctgcagCCTTAACATtcattcttcactctgttctattaccctaatacaTCTTGTGTTACATAACCTGCCTGCACTTTCACTGTACGGAGGTACACACAACAAGAATAAAGCAAAGCAAATCAAATTGAATGATCCACGTTGTTTTTTTTCATCACAATAAAACTCCCATTAAGTGAGTCCCTTTCGCAAAGCAATGTCGACTCTGCCTGATTATAActagattttataaatgtcacATTTGTCTTCCTTCACGACTGATTGCAGCATTTTCCCCCGTGACTGATGTGAAACCAAGCAGCCTATACATCCCTGCCTTTTTTATCCCTGCTTCCATGAAGATAGGAATATCCTGCAGCCTGCTGTGGCCATTTTAGAACCTCGGATATTTTGAAAGATTAAGACTCGTGATCCGGCTACTTCGTTTTTGAAGATGTGATGATGAAGTCTCTTGTAGCATTGCATGACTCACAGAAAGAACATGCACATTTCGGGCAGGAGGATCACCTCACACTGTGTGACATTCCACTGCAAAGGTTCTTCCTTCACCTCAGTAGTCACAGTGCAATATGTGACCATGCAGTCAGCCTCATGTCATGTTATAGTCATGGGATGCATCAATAAGCACCGAACCCACATGTGTCTCAGCCTGAGGTCTTTCAAAATTgagtgttgttaataaacttcaagacatctgtctcaacaaCAACAGACTGCATGCTATTGGGACAATTCTGCCTCTGTAACAGTGTTATGTTAtccctgatttgttttttttccaaaagggtTTGTAAAGGCAGTGGTGCTGAAATAGTGAATAGATATAGCCTGACTCAACAATCGGGGAAGCCTTTATGTTTTTTAatagttgtacaatgaaaggcgagcgaccagttctctcagctcaggttttatttcagtttgatttaatattactggaattaaaaaaaaaactggaggacTTAGAGAAGCAGCTACAATGAAACAAAGTTCTATGCTCTAACAGGCGTTTTCTTGATTGACTCTACTCTCTGAAACTACCAATACTGACcagaatgtgcaggttcgggtgaattggctatgctaaattacccatagtgcccaaggacgTGCTGGTTATGATAGATTGGTTGTGCGAAATAATACATGTGTGGGTTATTGTGGTTTGCTATGCTCAANNNNNNNNNNNNNNNNNNNNNNNNNNNNNNNNNNNNNNNNNNNNNNNNNNNNNNNNNNNNNNNNNNNNNNNNNNNNNNNNNNNNNNNNNNNNNNNNNNNNNNNNNNNNNNNNNNNNNNNNNNNNNNNNNNNNNNNNNNNNNNNNNNNNNNNNNNNNNNNNNNNNNNNNNNNNNNNNNNNNNNNNNNNNNNNNNNNNNNNNNNNNNNNNNNNNNNNNNNNNNNNNNNNNNNNNNNNNNNNNNNNNNNNNNNNNNNNNNNNNNNNNNNNNNNNNNNNNNNNNNNNNNNNNNNNNNNNNNNNNNNNNNNNNNNNNNNNNNNNNNNNNNNNNNNNNNNNNNNNNNNNNNNNNNNNNNNNNNNNNNNNNNNNNNNNNNNNNNNNNNNNNNNNNNNNNNNNNNNNNNNNNNNNNNNNNNNNNNNNNNNNNNNNNNNNNNNNNNNNNNNNNNNNNNNNNNNNNNNNNNNNNNNNNNNNNNNNNNNNNNNNNNNNNNNNNNNNNNNNNNNNNNNNNNNNNNNNNNNNNNNNNNNNNNNNNNNNNNNNNNNNNNNNNNNNNNNNNNNNNNNNNNNNNNNNNNNNNNNNNNNNNNNNNNNNNNNNNNNNNNNNNNNNNNNNNNNNNNNNNNNNNNNNNNNNNNNNNNNNNNNNNNNNNNNNNNNNNNNNNNNNNNNNNNNNNNNNNNNNNNNNNNNNNNNNNNNNNNNNNNNNNNNNNNNNNNNNNNNNNNNNNNNNNNNNNNNNNNNNNNNNNNNNNNNNNNNNNNNNNNNNNNNNNNNNNNNNNNNNNNNNNNNNNNNNNNNNNNNNNNNNNNNNNNNNNNNNNNNNNNNNNNNNNNNNNNNNNNNNNNNNNNNNNNNNNNNNNNNNNNNNNNNNNNNNNNNNNNNNNNNNNNNNNNNNNNNNNNNNNNNNNNNNNNNNNNNNNNNNNNNNNNNNNNNNNNNNNNNNNNNNNNNNNNNNNNNNNNNNNNNNNNNNNNNNNNNNNNNNNNNNNNNNNNNNNNNNNNNNNNNNNNNNNNNNNNNNNNNNNNNNNNNNNNNNNNNNNNNNNNNNNNNNNNNNNNNNNNNNNNNNNNNNNNNNNNNNNNNNNNNNNNNNNNNNNNNNNNNNNNNNNNNNNNNNNNNNNNNNNNNNNNNNNNNNNNNNNNNNNNNNNNNNNNNNNNNNNNNNNNNNNNNNNNNNNNNNNNNNNNNNNNNNNNNNNNNNNNNNNNNNNNNNNNNNNNNNNNNNNNNNNNNNNNNNNNNNNNNNNNNNNNNNNNNNNNNNNNNNNNNNNNNNNNNNNNNNNNNNNNNNNNNNNNNNNNNNNNNNNNNNNNNNNNNNNNNNNNNNNNNNNNNNNNNNNNNNNNNNNNNNNNNNNNNNNNNNNNNNNNNNNNNNNNNNNNNNNNNNNNNNNNNNNNNNNNNNNNNNNNNNNNNNNNNNNNNNNNNNNNNNNNNNNNNNNNNNNNNNNNNNNNNNNNNNNNNNNNNNNNNNNNNNNNNNNNNNNNNNNNNNNNNNNNNNNNNNNNNNcacctctcaccttgaaaactatcgttatctaccctgtctatacccttcatggttttgtcgacctcaatcaggttcccccctcaatctccttttttctaatgaaaacaaacctaacctaatcagcctctcttcacagctagcatcttccaaccaagcaacatcctcgcaaaccttctctgcaccctctccaaagcgtccacatccttttggtaatgggacgaccagaactctgcacagcattctaaatgtggccgaaccaatgtcgtgCACAATTTttacatgacctgccagctcttatactcaataccctgtccgatgaaggcaagcataccatatgccttcttgaccactctacccacctgtgcagcaacattcagggtacaatggacctgaactcccagatctctctgctcatcaacgtttcccaaggctcttccaagTACTATATAATTTGCTCTCGAATTAGacttcctaaaatgcatcacctcacatttacctggattgaactccatctgccacttctccacccaattctctagtctatctatattctcctgtattctttgactgtcccctatgctttctgctactccatcaatgttcatgtcatctgcaaacttgctgatcataccaacggtgcccacttccagatcatttatgtataacaaacaacagtggcacCAGCACTGATGCctctggaacaccactggtcgcctttctccatttcgagaaactcccttcaactactactctctgtctcctgttgctcaaccagttctttatccacctagctagaacaccctgcacgctatgtgacttcactttttctattcgttcatcaaatgccttacgaaagtccatgtatatgacatctataacccttccttcatctatcaacttggtcacttcctcaaagaactctattaagttggtaaggcacgatctcccccacacagaACCAtgatgcctatcactgataagcctattcttttccaaatataaatagattttatccctcagtagcttctccagcaactttcccaccactgacatcaggctcattggtctatagttacAGGGGACAATATgaacaaccctccagtcctccggcacctcacttgtgtttaaggatgctacaaagacagctgtcagggccccagctatttcctctctcgcctccctcagcaacctgggacagATCcaatctggtcctggggatttgtccaccttaataacctctagtgTACCCAACAGATCTTCCTTATTCATGtgaacgtgatccagagtaaccaaacttctgtctctaatctcaacattcatcatgtccccctcatcagtgaacactgatgcaaagtaattattcagaatctcacccattctcctaggttcgacacacagccttccttcgtgatcctttagtggaccaatcctttccctagttacccgcttgtttcttatataagaatttaaggctttgggattctccttatttctgcACACTATAGCGATTTTATGATCCTTTTTatcccgcttgattcctcgtttaagactggtcctagtctcccgatattcttccagggtcCGTTCTGTTCTTAGCCGCCTGGActttatgtacacttcccttttcatcttggctagtcatacgatttctcctgtcatccacggttcacgaatcttgccattcctatcctttgctttcaacgggacaCGCCTATNNNNNNNNNNNNNNNNNNNNNNNNNNNNNNNNNNNNNNNNNNNNNNNNNNNNNNNNNNNNNNNNNNNNNNNNNNNNNNNNNNNNNNNNNNNNNNNNNNNNNNNNNNNNNNNNNNNNNNNNNNNNNNNNNNNNNNNNNNNNNNNNNNNNNNNNNNNNNNNNNNNNNNNNNNNNNNNNNNNNNNNNNNNNNNNNNNNNNNNNNNNNNNNNNNNNNNNNNNNNNNNNNNNNNNNNNNNNNNNNNNNNNNNNNNNNNNNNNNNNNNNNNNNNNNNNNNNNNNNNNNNNNNNNNNNNNNNNNNNNNNNNNNNNNNNNNNNNNNNNNNNNNNNNNNNNNNNNNNNNNNNNNNNNNNNNNNNNNNNNNNNNNNNNNNNNNNNNNNNNNNNNNNNNNNNNNNNNNNNNNNNNNNNNNNNNNNNNNNNNNNNNNNNNNccccccccccaaccttttacttccctccctgtcctgtctgaagcatctatatcctggaacatttagttgctgctcatgcccttccctcaaacaagtctctgtgattgcaataacaccatactctcaggcaccaatccaagcccgaagttcatctgccttacacactactccttgcattgaagtatatgcacttcaggccaccagttcttttgcgttcatctgatccctgcctactcttccccttattaatgctatcttcatgattccaCCTTgctgtcttctcttctggttccctgccccctgccacattagtttaaaacctccccaacagcagtagcaaaatctcccccaaggacattagttccagtctggttcagatgtcgactgtccaatttgtaatagtcccaccttccccagaactggtcccaatgtccaataAATCTAAacccctctctcctacaccatccctcaagccatgtgttcatcttgcttattctttcatttctacgctggctaatagtgacactggtagcaatcccgagatcactacctttgcagtcctcctttttaaattctctactcgctccctgaattctgctttcaggacctcatctcattttttacttagattgttggtgcctatatgcaccaagacaactggctgttcaccctccccttttagaatgctctgcagccgatcggtgacatctcTGACCTGAACACCTGTgagtgttcctgaagaagggcttattcccgaaacgttgattctcctgttccttggttgctgcgcttttccagcaacacattttcagcctgatctgcagccctcactttctcctgaacacctgtgaggcaacataccatccaggagtcccaTTTTCGGCATAGAACcgtctatctactccccttacaattgcaTCCCCTAATACTATGGCCTTACGAGTCTTTTTCTCGCCAcgtgccatgatcttggcaactgctgccctcccctgctGAGCCAtctccctcaacagtatccaaaacggtatacctgttttggagagagatgactgcaggatacacctgcactgccttcctactctttttctgccttttggtcacccaatCACTGTATCCCTGAGCAATTCTAACCTGccgtgtgaccagttcactaaatgtgctatccacgatCTCCTCAGCATCGTGGACGCTCCACattgagtccatccgcagcttcagagccatcatgcggtcaaaTAAAGGAtacagctggacacacttcttgcaagagTCAAGAACGTCAGCCACTTGCCTGAGCTctcacatcaagcaagaggcacatgccacgggtctgaggtcccctgccattgtaagccttagctttaaatcaaataactaaaaccaaacaGTGCATTTAAAtacatgaaagaaaagaaagagaaaataaaaccttACCTTAcagtctttttcttctggttagcAGAGGAGGGGTGGtgcgggagggagatactacacgtgtagtatctcaggTTTAGCCGCGACCCAACATACatactaagtccttaccttcccggcactCTCCTGGTCTCCACGTCACCTtcgctctgtctcctgctgctcctgaacaGGAAAAAGGCTGCGGGCTCCGAAAGTAAGAATTTAAACAGTGTCCTTACATTCCCTGCACCCTCCTGGTCTCACGTCACCTTCGCTCTGTCTCCCATTGCTCCTAGACAGGatattgtgtaacttgaaagagttcagaaaatatataCAAGGATGTCTCCAtggtttgaggatttgaggtgaatatgctgaggctgttttccctagtgcactggaggctgaggggtgacccgagAGAcattgagtcattgagatgtacggcatgtaaacaggcccttcggtccaacttgtctatgctgaacagttatcccaacctaatctagtcccatttgccagcacttggcccaaatccctctaaacctttccgattcatatacccatccagatgtcttttaaatgttgcaattgtatcagcctccagcacttcctctggcagcttattccatgcattCATCACTCCCTGTATCAaaatgttgacccttaggtcccttttatatcattccctgCTCACCGTAAATctatgctctctcgttctggactcccacacctcagagaaaaagactttgtctacttatcctatccatgcccctcatgattttataaacgcctatgaggtcacccctcagccttcaactttccagcgaaaacagccccagctattcagcctctccctgtagctcaaatcctccatcctggtggtggagtccagaagtagagggtaataggtttagggtgatggcGGGGGGGTGGGAGTTTTAAAAATGACCtcaggggcaatattttcattcagagggtggtctATGTGAAGaaacagctgccagaggaagtcgtggatgctggtacaattatgacatttaaaaggcatctggatagatatataaaaaggaatggtttagagggatgtgggccaatgggactagattaggttaggatatctctACGACTTTGGCTTGCCACTAACGTTTGGCACGTTtgtatgttcagtttctctctggtgtcAGTGTCAATGCATTGATGTCTTattcacccaccccaacccccttcCCGGAGACGATAACTATTTTGTGTACAGTTGCTTCTCAAGAATCTGCATTGCAGATTCATCCTGAATTTACACACTCTTTATGTCTCCCAAAATCAGGCCCGCTCAATCTCAGCAGTATCCCAAtgttgtgaaagatattaactttTCAGGTGGAGTTATCTAAAATTCAAAGAGATACCAGTCTTGAcatttttgcttttctgccctgtaagatcctgaatcagcaccttcaggagaattagTGAGAGCGGAGTGAGAACAGAGCGGGAGAAAGAGAGCATGGGATGGTGCTTTCAATGTTTcagaataacaaaagaaaagaatgttccAGACAAATTGGAATTGCTTTTTCTGAATTTCTAATTTGAACTGATAGTGATGAGTTTTGTAGTCTTCTTACAGAGTATTTGAAGATCTAAAGGTGGATGTTTCAAAATGAACAGATGAAATGCTTATGACTCCCCtcctctgtggatgctgcctgaattgctgtgcttttccaacaacgcactttttgactctgactctccagcgtctgcagttctcactttcacttcAATGTCTGCAAGTCACTCCAATCCATCGGGACTGCAATGATTTTAGACAATGATCCTGTGAGATGGAGCAAAGTATTGTGGTTCCTGTTTCAGTatgttttcagcatcagtgggactgggTGAGAGAGGTTAGTGTTGCAGCACACTGAGTGTGGAACCTGAAACATTTATACAGCCTGGAAAGAGGAGTTCATGGTGGCAAGGGGCTCTACATGCGTTTGTGTACAGCTGAAGCTTCAGCCATGGAGAAACCTGAGGAATCCCGGTCCATGGGGAAACCATGGAAGTGTAGCGACTGCGGGAAAGGCTTTCGTGTCCCATCTGCCCTGGAAAGTCATCgacgcagtcacactggggagaggccgttctcctgccccgagtgtgggaagggctttacaCATGCGTCTACCCTCTGGGCCCACCGACGGGTCCACAATGGAGAAAGGCCATTCTcttgccctgagtgtgggaagggatttacccgctcctcccacctgctgCCCCActggcgggtccacaccggggagaggccctttAGCTGTCCCgaatgtgggaaggccttcaccgATTCCTCCGCCCTGCTGAAGcatcagcgggtccacaccggggagaggccattctcctgccccAAGTGCGGGAAGGACTTTACCCGCTACTCCAACCTGATGAGGCACCAGGAgctccacaccagggagaggccattctcctgcccaGAGTGCGGTAAGAGCTTTAACCGCTCCTCCAGCCTGCTGGCCCACCAGTCAGCCCACTCCGGGGAGAAGCCCTTCAGCTGTCCCGAGTGCGGGAAGACCTTCAGCAATTTCTCCGGCCTGCTGgcacaccagcgggtccacacaggggagaggccatacacctgctcagtgtgtgggaagggattcagtcagCTGGGCAATCTGCAGAGGCATGagtgggtccacacaggggagaggcccttcaggtgccctgagtgtgggaagggattcacttgcTCGGCTAAGCTGATGACCCATCAGCGGGTTcataccggggagaggccgttcgccTGCTCTCAATGCGGGAAGGGATTCCTCGATTCTTccaccctgctgacccaccagcgggtccacaccggagaaaggccattcacctgctccgtgtgcgggaagggattcagtcagGTGGGCAACCTGCGGacacaccagcgggtccacaccggggagagaccattcgcatgctctcagtgtgggaagggattcctCGATTCTTCCACTCTGaagacccaccagcgggtccacaccggagaaaggccattcacctgctccgtgtgtgggaaaggattcagtcAGGTGGGCAACCTGCGGtcgcaccagcgggtccacactgaggcaaaGCCATTCACCTGCCCAAGTGCAGAAAGGGATTAATCGATTGTTCCGGCTTGCTGACctaccagcgggtccacaccgagGAGAGACCATGCAGCtgcccgagtgtgggaagggattcattgATTCTACCGGCCTGTGGATGTGCCAATCGGTCCACACCAGGGACAGCTCGCTCACCTGCTCTGGGCTTTATCAACACCTCCCACCTATGGAGGCATCAGTGAGTTCATGTGCTattgcagggggattgaaggagctACGGCCTCATGCCATTATCGGCTGGACAATCGACCCAGCTTTGTGGACTCCCAAGTTTGAATCCTGCAGCGGAGGATGGCAGAATTGGAATTCGGTCACAAATCTGCAGTTCAGAATCTAAGGATGAAAAGAATTTTGGGGAAGAAAAAAGGTCtaattcactcatgccctttttagggaaggaaactgccatggcagaatggattcactcagtcatcccagCCGCatcctttacccagtctggcctacatgtcactccagatccaCTGCAgagtggttgactcttgactgcacCCTGCCTTCCCGCCACCCCAAGAAAATGAGGGAGGGGAGAAAATTACTTGGATACAATGTATAGATTGAAATTGCTGAGCTGACCAATAGTAAAGGAAGTGGGGTGGGGAATATGTGCACTTTGACCTTGAcctgtttaaaaaataaagctACTTTTTGCTGGGGAGATCTGAAGCAGTAACGAAGTTGGGtcacaataaaggttacctgaacttcCCGCGGTACTCAGACATTGAAATCTCTGAGATCTAACAGGTATCTCTTTTAAAGCTGCTAATTTCTTTCAGCCTCAAGTGCTGAGTTTCCAATGTCGTGTATCAGAAGGAGCAGCGATTGGGTAGTTAGTATCgttagaaattgtaaatttttcaggagTGCACATACTGCAtcgtttcatcagcattgtaaagtttcCTAGCAgtgtgggctgtgttcactagAAATGATATGGAGGAActcgtgttggactgggatggataaagttaaaaatcacacaacaccaggttatagtccaacaggtttacttgggaGCACTgcctttcagagcgctgctccttcatcgggtagctgtggagaaggatcataagacacagaatttatagcaaaggattatAGTTTcaagcaactgaaatgatatattgaacaaacctagattgctgttaagtctttcatcttttagaatgtggtgcag includes these proteins:
- the LOC122544507 gene encoding gastrula zinc finger protein XlCGF57.1-like; this encodes MRLCTAEASAMEKPEESRSMGKPWKCSDCGKGFRVPSALESHRRSHTGERPFSCPECGKGFTHASTLWAHRRVHNGERPFSCPECGKGFTRSSHLLPHWRVHTGERPFSCPECGKAFTDSSALLKHQRVHTGERPFSCPKCGKDFTRYSNLMRHQELHTRERPFSCPECGKSFNRSSSLLAHQSAHSGEKPFSCPECGKTFSNFSGLLAHQRVHTGERPYTCSVCGKGFSQLGNLQRHEWVHTGERPFRCPECGKGFTCSAKLMTHQRVHTGERPFACSQCGKGFLDSSTLLTHQRVHTGERPFTCSVCGKGFSQVGNLRTHQRVHTGERPFACSQCGKGFLDSSTLKTHQRVHTGERPFTCSVCGKGFSQVGNLRSHQRVHTEAKPFTCPSAERD